One genomic window of Sulfurovum lithotrophicum includes the following:
- the mtnA gene encoding S-methyl-5-thioribose-1-phosphate isomerase: MQGQYRPLWLNENSALEVLDQRYLPHEKRVRVLKSGADAIEAISDMTVRGAGVIGNVAAMGVYLLAREFGDDKKRIREEAMKLRASRPTAVNLMWAVDRMLNVIEKSDDVLADAKAEAIAICDEDVKRSEAIGKIGCNIIEKIMEEKKLEKINILTHCNAGWLAIIDSGTALAPIYEAHKRGIDMHVWVDETRPRNQGANLTSWELSDAGIDHTIIADNTGGHLMQHDMVDMVITGADRVTRCGDAANKIGTYLKALAANDNGIPFYIALPLSTFDPESCNGVEEIEIEMRSEDEIHIMRGIDKEGKAQELRITPIGSKGANYGFDVTPARLITGLITEEGIIEPNETAIREIIL, from the coding sequence ATGCAGGGACAATACAGGCCACTATGGCTCAATGAAAATAGTGCTCTCGAAGTACTCGACCAGCGGTATCTTCCCCATGAAAAAAGAGTACGCGTACTCAAAAGCGGTGCGGATGCGATAGAAGCCATCAGCGACATGACCGTCCGGGGTGCCGGGGTCATCGGCAATGTTGCGGCGATGGGTGTCTACCTGCTTGCCCGTGAATTCGGAGACGACAAAAAGCGTATCAGGGAAGAAGCCATGAAGCTGCGCGCCTCCCGGCCTACGGCAGTGAACTTGATGTGGGCGGTGGACAGGATGCTGAATGTCATAGAAAAGAGTGATGATGTGCTTGCTGACGCAAAAGCGGAAGCCATTGCCATCTGTGATGAAGATGTCAAGCGCAGCGAAGCAATCGGTAAGATAGGCTGCAACATCATCGAGAAGATCATGGAGGAGAAGAAGCTTGAAAAGATCAATATACTCACCCATTGCAATGCAGGCTGGCTTGCCATCATAGACAGCGGGACCGCGCTGGCACCCATCTACGAGGCCCACAAAAGAGGTATCGATATGCATGTCTGGGTCGATGAGACCCGTCCCCGGAACCAGGGAGCGAACCTGACCTCCTGGGAACTCTCCGATGCAGGCATAGACCACACCATCATCGCCGACAACACCGGTGGACATCTCATGCAGCACGATATGGTTGACATGGTCATCACCGGAGCAGACAGGGTCACCCGCTGCGGTGATGCCGCGAATAAGATAGGCACATACCTCAAAGCACTGGCTGCCAATGATAACGGTATCCCCTTCTATATCGCCCTGCCCCTGAGTACTTTCGATCCGGAAAGTTGTAACGGTGTGGAGGAGATCGAGATAGAGATGAGAAGCGAAGACGAGATCCACATCATGAGAGGGATAGACAAAGAGGGCAAAGCACAGGAACTGCGTATTACTCCTATAGGAAGCAAAGGAGCCAACTACGGTTTCGATGTCACCCCCGCCCGGCTCATCACGGGACTCATTACCGAGGAGGGCATCATAGAGCCGAATGAAACGGCGATCAGAGAGATCATCTTATGA
- the mtnK gene encoding S-methyl-5-thioribose kinase, with amino-acid sequence MAYTILDTSNLEAYLFSLPQIKSFFNTDALLINEIGDGNLNFVFLVTSADDASKQLILKQAVPYLRCVGESYPLSKERMTYEIRSMERFSELSPHIPKIYHFDEEMSMIIMEYLGEHIIMRKGMIDGVKYPKFAEHISSFLAETLFKTSSLYLSSSEKRELTAQFIGNSELCKLTEDFVFTAPFMEHETNAELPELSDEAERITKDLELKTKILQLKHKFINRCDALIHGDLHTGSIMINEEETYVIDSEFAFVGPMGFDVGALIANLAMSWVSHTVLDETSDYADWILRTIEEVWQKFEKKFLQLWDETKESALFAKGFADTQIRKAYQEEYMLALLRESIGFAGCKIIRRQFGIAGVDDIRGIEDAQKREAANRLAIKIGERFIKEHNILNNINNAMTLIKA; translated from the coding sequence ATGGCCTATACGATTCTCGATACTTCGAACCTCGAAGCCTATCTCTTTTCACTACCCCAGATAAAATCTTTTTTCAATACCGACGCACTCCTCATCAATGAGATCGGCGACGGGAACCTGAACTTCGTTTTTCTGGTGACATCCGCCGATGATGCTTCCAAACAGCTCATCCTCAAGCAGGCAGTACCATACCTGCGCTGTGTGGGAGAAAGCTATCCTCTCTCAAAGGAGAGGATGACCTATGAGATCCGGTCCATGGAACGTTTCAGCGAACTCAGCCCGCATATTCCCAAAATTTACCACTTTGACGAAGAGATGAGCATGATAATCATGGAGTACCTTGGAGAACATATCATCATGCGTAAAGGGATGATAGATGGGGTCAAATACCCGAAATTTGCAGAGCACATCAGCTCTTTTCTGGCAGAAACACTTTTCAAGACCTCTTCACTCTATCTTTCAAGCAGTGAGAAAAGAGAGCTGACTGCACAGTTCATAGGCAATAGCGAACTCTGTAAGCTTACGGAAGATTTCGTCTTTACAGCACCGTTTATGGAGCATGAGACGAATGCCGAACTCCCCGAACTCTCGGATGAAGCGGAGCGCATCACCAAAGACCTTGAACTGAAAACAAAGATACTGCAGCTCAAACACAAATTCATAAACCGGTGCGATGCCCTGATACACGGCGATCTGCATACGGGTTCCATTATGATCAACGAAGAAGAAACTTATGTGATAGACTCCGAATTTGCTTTTGTCGGTCCCATGGGCTTTGATGTGGGAGCACTCATTGCCAATCTGGCGATGTCGTGGGTCTCCCATACCGTACTCGATGAAACATCCGACTATGCTGACTGGATACTCCGGACCATTGAAGAGGTGTGGCAGAAGTTTGAAAAGAAATTCCTGCAACTCTGGGATGAAACGAAAGAGAGCGCTCTCTTTGCCAAGGGGTTTGCCGACACTCAGATACGCAAAGCATATCAGGAAGAGTACATGCTTGCCCTACTTCGGGAAAGCATCGGTTTTGCAGGATGCAAGATCATACGAAGGCAGTTCGGCATTGCGGGCGTTGACGATATCAGAGGGATAGAAGATGCCCAAAAGCGTGAAGCAGCGAATCGTCTTGCCATCAAGATCGGTGAAAGATTCATCAAAGAACATAATATATTAAATAATATAAACAATGCGATGACATTGATAAAGGCGTAA